A section of the Cervus canadensis isolate Bull #8, Minnesota chromosome 8, ASM1932006v1, whole genome shotgun sequence genome encodes:
- the LOC122446773 gene encoding uncharacterized protein LOC122446773: MLQTHRVLAAAAPASAPAPGEMLMGFCRLCSSLPLPSLSPRLLFHRPLGLYRASCRLGGAREQGEDPVGERCGDACQPWTGPGQFANGWALGKFPGKEWGNHAGDHSTQLHPGLPARLDAWEGRRALKPRVPGRAPGEAPPPSVASAQGMRGRGLGAVRLATEQWPGPAHQRRSANPGLLNRHAGLPAGRPAGGGAHTSRCTDVYICTRARGSTTGHVERECSLPGTSELCYPCAHANRTSEGCSGDSLDCRVVVLELPSLGKAISWGKYRRAFTQKQEKVLISAARIAKRYV; encoded by the exons ATGCTGCAGACACACCGCGTCTTGGCCGCCGcagcccctgcctctgcccctgcccctggggaAATGCTAATGGGCTTCTGTAGACTCTG CTCctcactccccctcccctccctttctcctcgGCTTCTCTTCCACCGGCCGCTGGGCCTCTACCGGGCATCCTGCCGCCTCGGAGGCGCTCGGGAACAGGGAGAGGACCCGGTCGGGGAACGGTGCGGGGATGCGTGTCAGCCCTGGACTGGCCCCGGGCAATTCGCAAATGGATGGGCACTGGGGAAGTTTCCCGGGAAAGAGTGGGGAAACCACGCGGGCGACCACTCCACACAACTCCACCCCGGCCTTCCCGCTCGCCTAGACGCGTGGGAGGGGAGACGTGCCCTCAAACCCCGGGTCCCGGGCCGCGCGCCTGGCGAAGCCCCGCCTCCCTCTGTCGCTAGCGCTCAGGGGATGCGGGGTAGGGGGCTGGGGGCCGTTCGGTTGGCCACGGAACAATGGCCGGGCCCCGCCCACCAGCGGCGCAGCGCTAACCCGGGACTGCTGAACAGGCATGCGGGCCTCCCCGCGGGCAGGCCGGCGGGAGGCGGCGCACACACAAGTAGATGCACTGATGTGTACATCTGCACGCGCGCAAGAGGTTCAACCACTGGGCACGTCGAAAGGGAATGTTCACTGCCAGGCACCAGTGAACTATGCTATCCCTGTGCCCACGCCAACAGAACGAGTGAGGGATGTTCTGGAGATTCTTTAGATTGTCGGGTTGTTGTTTTGGAATTGCCTTCGTTGGGAAAGGCCATTTCGTGGGGAAAGTACAGACGTGCTTTCACTCAAAAGCAGGAGAAAGTACTTATAAGTGCAGCAAGAATAGCCAAAAG GTATGTCTGA